From one Flavobacterium sp. N502536 genomic stretch:
- a CDS encoding DUF4269 domain-containing protein produces MIDFTTIDYLKNGNHKQIEAHKILTQHKILDDLVAFDPILAGTIPIAIDIENSDLDIICYWKNKTEFIEKLNAAFGSKDNYTIREAIIDRKESIIVNFKIGAFEIEIFGQNIPTIEQNAYRHMVIEYQILQSKGENFRLEIIKLKQNGYKTEPAFAFLLGLKGDPYAELLKYNI; encoded by the coding sequence ATGATTGATTTTACCACTATCGACTATCTAAAAAACGGAAATCACAAACAAATTGAGGCCCACAAAATCCTGACTCAACATAAGATTTTGGATGATCTTGTTGCGTTTGATCCAATTTTGGCAGGCACGATCCCAATTGCTATCGATATTGAAAACAGTGATCTGGATATTATCTGTTACTGGAAAAACAAAACTGAATTTATCGAAAAACTCAACGCCGCCTTCGGAAGTAAAGACAATTATACCATCCGGGAAGCGATAATCGATCGCAAAGAATCTATTATTGTGAATTTTAAAATAGGCGCTTTTGAAATTGAGATCTTTGGGCAAAACATTCCAACCATAGAGCAGAATGCGTATCGACACATGGTCATAGAATATCAAATTTTGCAATCAAAAGGCGAAAATTTCCGATTAGAGATCATCAAACTCAAACAAAACGGCTACAAAACCGAGCCCGCTTTTGCTTTTTTATTAGGCTTAAAAGGCGATCCATACGCCGAATTACTGAAGTACAACATCTAA